From the Betaproteobacteria bacterium genome, the window CGACCAGCGTGATGTTCTTGCCCATCAGTTCGAACAACGGCTTCACTTTGGCGAAGGCCGTTTCGGAAGCGCCGACCATGATGGTGAGCGCCGCGTTCTTGGCGCCGACTTCACCGCCGGATACCGGCGCATCCACGTAATCGGCGCCGGCTTTTTTAATGCGGTCGGCGAAGACCTTGGTCTCAATCGGCGAGATCGAACTCATGTCGACGATGATCTTGCCCGACGACAAGCCTTCGGCGACACCGTCCTTGCCGAACAGCACCTTCTCGACGTCCGGGGTGTCCGGCACCATGGTGATGATGATGTCGGCTTTCTGCGCGACCTCCTTCGCCGACGCACAGGCTTTCCCGCCCGCTGAAATCAGCTCTTGCGGCACGCCGCTGCGGCTCGTCAGGTACAGGGTATGCCCGCCCTTGATGAGATTGGCGACCATGGGTTTGCCCATGATGCCCAGACCGATAAATCCCACGTTGCTCATTTTTTTCCTCCCGGATCAATTCAGTTCTCGCCGCCAAGACGCCAAGAGCGCCAAGAAAAATAACCCAAAATAATGTCGATATGTTTGAGAATCGAACTGTTGTGGATGGCACGAAACGTCTGTGCTTCTGATCAATATTCAAAGTTTATTGTTTATGTTCCGATCTTCTTGGCGCTCTTGGCGGCAAATGAATTTTCATAAGTAAGGCTTGAGCCAGCCGAGGCCATCCTCGGTCTTGGCGGCGGGGCGATACTCGCAGCCGATCCAGCCCTTGTAGCCGATCCTGTCGAAGAACTGGAACAGGAACGGGTAGTTGATTTCGCCGGTGCCGGGTTCGTGGCGGCCGGGCGTATCGGCGAGTTGCATGTGGCCGATCTTCGCCAGGTTCTTCTCGACCGTCGGCGCCAGGTCGCCTTCCATGATCTGCATGTGATAGATGTCGTACTGGAACAGGAGATTCGGCACGCTTGCGTAATGCATGATGTCGAAGGCCTGGCGCGAATAGTTCAGGTAGAAACCGGGAATGTCCCGCGTGTTGATCGCCTCGATCAGCAGCTTCATGCTGTGTTTCGCCAGTTCCTTGCCGGCGAACTGCAGGTTGGCGATATAGGTCTCGCGCATCTTTTCTTCGTTTACGCCACGCGGCTTGAGCCCCGCCATACAGTGGATCATTCCGCAACCCAATGCCTTCGCGTAGTCGACCGCCTTGCCGATGTTTTCCTGGAACGGGGCTACCTTGGCCGGATCGCAGGCCAATCCGCGATCTCCGGCTGCCCAGTCCCCCGGCGGCATGTTGAACAGCACCATTTGCAGCTTGTGCTTGTCGATCTGCTCCCTGATCTGTGCAGCGGGGAAGTCATAGGGGAACAGGAACTCGACACCCCGGAAACCGGCTTTGGCCGCGGCGCCAAAGCGCTCCAGGAAGCCGACCTCATTGAACATCATCGACAGGTTGGCGTTGAAATTGGGCATGCATCCTCCCGGGATTTATTAGAAATAGGTTAGCGGGAGCGGCAATTATAGCTGCCCGCGCCGTTATAATCGGGCCCTGCATCCATCCGGAAGCGAGATGTCGATGAAATTCAGGGGAACCGAGTCCTATGTCGCCACCGAGGACCTGATGATGGCGGTCAACGCCGCCGTCACCCTCGAGAGACCGCTGCTGATCAAGGGCGAGCCCGGCACGGGCAAGACCATGCTGGCGATGGAAGTGGCCAAGGCTCTGGATCGTCCGCTGCTGCAATGGCACGTGAAATCCACCTCCAAGGCCCAGCAGGGGCTGTACGAATACGACGCGGTATCGCGCCTGCGCGATTCCCAGCTCGGCGACGGCCGGGTTCACGACATTGCCAATTACATCGTGCGTGGCCCGCTGTGGGACGCATTCGATTCCGACCGTCAGGCCGTGTTGTTGATCGACGAGGTGGACAAGGCCGACATCGAGTTCCCGAATGACCTGTTGCGGGAGCTGGATCGCATGGAATTCTACGTCTACGAAACGCAGAAACTGGTCCAGGCCAAACACCGGCCGGCGATCATCATCACGAGCAACAACGAGAAGGAGTTGCCGGACGCTTTCCTGCGCCGCTGCTTTTTCCACTACATCAAGTTTCCAGACAAGGAAACGATGCAGCGCATCGTCGACGTGCATTTCCCGCACCTGAAGAAATCGCTATTGCGGGAGGCGCTGGAGGTGTTCTTCGAGTTACGCGAGGTGCCGGGACTGAAGAAGAAGCCGTCAACCTCCGAACTGCTCGACTGGCTGAAGCTGCTCATGGCGGAGGACATCTCTCCGGAGACGCTGCGCGGCAAGGACCATTCGAAGATCATCCCGCCGCTTGCCGGTGCCCTGCTTAAGAACGAGCAGGACGTGCATCTCTTCGAGCGGCTGGTCTTCATGTCCCGCCTTGCGCGTTAGTGCGAAACGCGGTTAACACGAAGGATCACGAATACCCTCGCGATAGCGTGGAGTACCCTTTTAGGAAGAGCGGAGTAACACGAAAGAAATCAGAAATCCAACTGGTTATACGAGGTTG encodes:
- the hyi gene encoding hydroxypyruvate isomerase, with translation MPNFNANLSMMFNEVGFLERFGAAAKAGFRGVEFLFPYDFPAAQIREQIDKHKLQMVLFNMPPGDWAAGDRGLACDPAKVAPFQENIGKAVDYAKALGCGMIHCMAGLKPRGVNEEKMRETYIANLQFAGKELAKHSMKLLIEAINTRDIPGFYLNYSRQAFDIMHYASVPNLLFQYDIYHMQIMEGDLAPTVEKNLAKIGHMQLADTPGRHEPGTGEINYPFLFQFFDRIGYKGWIGCEYRPAAKTEDGLGWLKPYL
- a CDS encoding MoxR family ATPase; this encodes MSMKFRGTESYVATEDLMMAVNAAVTLERPLLIKGEPGTGKTMLAMEVAKALDRPLLQWHVKSTSKAQQGLYEYDAVSRLRDSQLGDGRVHDIANYIVRGPLWDAFDSDRQAVLLIDEVDKADIEFPNDLLRELDRMEFYVYETQKLVQAKHRPAIIITSNNEKELPDAFLRRCFFHYIKFPDKETMQRIVDVHFPHLKKSLLREALEVFFELREVPGLKKKPSTSELLDWLKLLMAEDISPETLRGKDHSKIIPPLAGALLKNEQDVHLFERLVFMSRLAR
- a CDS encoding 2-hydroxy-3-oxopropionate reductase, with the protein product MSNVGFIGLGIMGKPMVANLIKGGHTLYLTSRSGVPQELISAGGKACASAKEVAQKADIIITMVPDTPDVEKVLFGKDGVAEGLSSGKIIVDMSSISPIETKVFADRIKKAGADYVDAPVSGGEVGAKNAALTIMVGASETAFAKVKPLFELMGKNITLVGDVGAGQICKVCNQIIVALNIEAVGEALLLASKAGVDPGKVRQALMGGFASSRVLEVHGERMVKRTFDPGFRIELHQKDLNLALSSARALKMSLPNTATAQELFSACQAQGGGKWDHSAMVKALEALANHQVAK